In the Podospora bellae-mahoneyi strain CBS 112042 chromosome 4, whole genome shotgun sequence genome, one interval contains:
- the PCK1 gene encoding kinase C-like protein (EggNog:ENOG503NVNR; COG:G) has translation MLSSRLIGSALFKGPTSLYILTPLPRVCLISTSRSTPAAYPIRSIHSGCQPCRKWIAHKPPSSSSSQLPCSLSTLSPNLSQHDGREKHLRTMNDPVARTASPYTDPSVKGPRSHLLSSQRPSTKPSDMLVNTVNKTGLHPGGVVPHQEHTELEEELHEKAHIDYNRVAIIANPSVAALYEDALVYETGTAITSSGALTAYSGKKTGRSPSDKRVVKEPSSENEIWWGPVNKPMTPEVWKINRERAIDYLNTRNRIYVVDGYAGWDEKYRIKVRVVCARAYHALFMRNMLIRPAREELEHFHPDYTIYNAGSFPANRYTEGMTSGTSVAINFAEKEMVILGTEYAGEMKKGIFTVMFYEGPVKHNILTLHSSANEGKDGDVTLFFGLSGTGKTTLSADPNRALIGDDEHVWSDTGVFNIEGGCYAKTVGLSAEKEPDIYNAIKYGSVLENVIFDPETRIVDYDDVTLTENTRCAYPIEYINNAKIPCLSNNHPKNIILLTCDARGVLPPISKLNSAQTMFHFISGYTSKMAGTEDGILEPQATFSSCFAQPFLALHPMRYAKMLAQKIEAHGANAWLLNTGWVGAGFSQGGKRCPLKYTRAILDAIHSGELAKVEYENYGVFNLQVPKTCPGVPDELLNPQNAWTAGADSFKAEVTKLGGLFLENFKKYESEATDDVRAAAPVV, from the exons ATGCTGTCGTCACGCCTCATTGGATCTGCCCTGTTTAAGGGCCCCACGTCTTTATATATTCTCACTCCTCTGCCTCGGGTCTGTCTTATCAGCACTTCCCGGTCAACACCTGCCGCATACCCCATACGCTCCATACACTCCGGTTGTCAACCCTGCAGAAAGTGGATTGCCCACAAGCCCCCATCGTCAAGCTCGTCCCAGCTCCCGTGTTCCCTGTCGACGCTCAGCCCAAACCTAAGCCAACACGACGGCCGCGAAAAGCACTTAAGAACCATGAACGACCCCGTTGCCAGAACCGCATCTCCCTACACTGATCCATCCGTCAAAGGCCCTCGCAGCCATCTTCTCTCTTCCCAACGTCCCTCGACCAAACCATCCGACA TGCTCGTCAACACAGTAAACAAGACCGGCCTCCATCCCGGCGGTGTCGTTCCTCACCAGGAGCAcaccgagctcgaggaggagctccaCGAGAAGGCTCACATCGACTACAACCGTgttgccatcatcgccaacccaTCAGTGGCCGCCCTCTACGAGGATGCTTTGGTCTACGAGACCGGCACTGCCATCACCTCCAGCGGTGCTCTTACCGCCTACTCCGGCAAGAAGACTGGCCGCTCTCCATCAGACAAGCGTGTCGTCAAGGAACCATCTTCCGAGAACGAAATCTG GTGGGGCCCTGTCAACAAGCCCATGACTCCTGAG GTCTGGAAGATCAACCGTGAGCGTGCCATCGACTACCTCAACACCAGAAATCGCATCTACGTCGTTGACGGCTATGCCGGCTGGGACGAGAAGTACCGCATCAAGGTCCGCGTTGTCTGCGCCCGCGCCTACCATGCCCTCTTCATGCGCAACATGCTCATCCGCCCCGCGCGCGAGGAGCTCGAGCACTTCCACCCCGACTACACCATCTACAATGCCGGTTCCTTCCCCGCCAACCGCTACACTGAGGGTATGACCTCGGGCACCTCGGTCGCCATCAACTttgccgagaaggagatggtcATCCTCGGTACCGAGTACGCGGGCGAGATGAAGAAGGGTATCTTCACCGTCATGTTCTACGAGGGCCCCGTCAAGCACAACATCCTGACCCTCCACTCCTCGGCCAACGAGGGCAAGGACGGCGACGtcaccctcttcttcggTCTCTCCGGTACCGGCAAGACCACCCTCTCTGCCGACCCCAACCGCGCCCTCATCGGTGACGACGAGCACGTCTGGTCCGACACCGGTGTCTTCAACATCGAGGGCGGCTGCTACGCCAAGACGGTCGGTCTGTCGGCCGAGAAGGAGCCGGATATCTACAACGCCATCAAGTACGGCTCTGTCCTCGAGAACGTCATCTTTGACCCCGAGACCAGGATCGTCGACTACGACGACGTCACTCTGACCGAGAACACGCGCTGTGCCTACCCGATCGAgtacatcaacaacgccaagaTCCCCTGCCTgtccaacaaccaccccaagaacatcatcctcctgaCCTGCGATGCCCGCGGCGTCCTCCCGCccatctccaagctcaactcGGCCCAGACAATGTTCCACTTCATTTCCGGTTACACCTCCAAGATGGCCGGCACCGAAGACGGCATCCTCGAGCCCCAGGCGACTTTCTCGTCTTGCTTCGCCCAGCCCTTCCTCGCTCTGCATCCCATGCGCTACGCAAAGATGCTCGCGCAAAAGATCGAGGCCCACGGCGCCAACGCCTGGCTGCTCAACACCGGCTGGGTGGGCGCCGGTTTCTCCCAGGGCGGCAAGCGCTGCCCGCTCAAGTACACACGCGCCATCCTCGACGCGATCCACTCTGGCGAGCTGGCCAAGGTGGAGTATGAGAACTATGGTGTTTTCAACCTGCAGGTTCCCAAGACTTGCCCCGGCGTGCCGGACGAGCTGTTGAATCCTCAGAATGCCTGGACTGCGGGGGCCGACAGCTTCAAGGCTGAGGTTACCAAGCTTGGTGGGCTTTTCTTGGAGAATTTCAAAAAGTATGAGAGCGAGGCAACGGATGATGTGAGGGCTGCTGCGCCGGTTGTTTAA
- a CDS encoding hypothetical protein (EggNog:ENOG503P0VN), producing MAPLLPRMQVFEIADQEWFPQFLRTHMQAALTAAWTTHIPLLQSSSPARIVARLLSHHLGPSIHNYTFIDFCAGAGGPTPSIEKHLNASISTSPPSYAEAATAPPPVQFILTDLHPHPALWSAAASASPNLSYVSSSVDASNVPQHLINDQKQKGKKVFRLFNLAFHHFDDTLARKILRNTLETSDGFGIFELQDRSLSGFLACCLFGLGAMVMAPYYAFLWGAPLALVWTYLVPALPAVLVFDGWMSSLRTRTVGEVKDLMGSCGLGEGEIRKWEVRSGTERFIPGVGYVNWIIVTRKGSQE from the exons ATGGCACCTCTCCTACCCCGAATGCAGGTCTTTGAGATAGCAGACCAAGAATG GTTCCCCCAATTCCTCCGCACCCACATGCAAGCCGCCCTAACAGCAGCCTGGACAacccacatccccctcctccaatcctcctcccccgcccgcATCGTCGCCcgtctcctctcccaccacctcggccCCTCTATTCACAACTACACCTTCATCGACTTTTGCGCCGGTGCCGGCggcccaaccccctcaataGAGAAACACCTCAACGCCTCCatttccacctcccccccctcctacGCCGAAGCAGCCACCGCCCCCCCACCGGTCCAATTCATCCTCACcgacctccacccccacccggCCCTCTggtccgccgccgcctctgcCTCCCCTAACCTGTCTTATGTCTCGTCTTCTGTCGACGCGAGCAACGTCCCCCAGCACTTGATCAATGACCAGAAGCAAAAAGGGAAGAAGGTTTTCAGATTGTTCAACCTTGCCTTTCACCACTTTGACGACACCCTCGCGAGAAAAATCCTCCGAAACACGCTCGAGACCAGCGACGGGTTTGGCATCTTTGAACTGCAGGACCGGTCTCTGTCGGGGTTTTTGGCGTGCTGTTTGTTCGGTCTTGGGGCGATGGTCATGGCGCCTTACTATGCTTTTTTGTGGGGGGCTCCGTTGGCGCTGGTGTGGACGTATCTGGTGCCGGCGCTGCCGGCGGTCTTGGTTTTTGATGGGTGGATGTCTAGTCTCAGGACGaggacggtgggggaggtgaaagATTTAATGGGGAGTTgcgggttgggggagggggaaataAGGAAGTGGGAGGTTAGGAGTGGGACGGAGAGGTTTATTCCTGGGGTGGGGTATGTCAATTGGATTATTGTTacgaggaaggggagtcAAGAGTAG
- a CDS encoding hypothetical protein (EggNog:ENOG503NYGE; COG:I; COG:Q) — MGLFLGSAHYLLAGVVFALLVRALLGKKAIRRNGEPLRNPPDTLPLVGNGIQFLQPRWNLLSWFDKCQRQFGYETLALTVPTLPPGVLIHDPKNLDYVFKHEGLFTKGNFVKTRSWDLFGNGIINADGDFWKLQRKAGLSFLNTANLRVLTDVALPQYLSESVKELETAKPDQVVDLQDVFHEITTKLMGKMAYNMEMHFSSPFSSSFDHASGCTAQRFQNPLYPLTEFFFGHKFRQSISTVKKFGLEIVSRAMRDAKSISCSPPPSTSPDSEKLDSISGSLIQSLLSAIPDSPSTVADAALTYLSAGRDTTGQALTWTFYLLLSHPEVLAKIRDEVRGVLAREQAPLDTTSSSLPFSPAVLTPLSAPYSLAVFYESLRLYPPIPFEIRQAQAATTLPDGTFLPKDSVLVWCLWAMQRSRLTWGEDADQFRPERWLDENGTIKHKGAAEFPVFYGGARSCLGRKMAEGIAVQVIPVVAWGWEFEGAWEGGQERRSGDSLTLPMEGGLPVFVRRRGETTGR; from the exons ATGGGCCTCTTTCTAGGTTCGGCGCATTACCTCCTCGCGGGGGTAGTCTTTGCGCTGCTAGTCCGCGCACTCCTAGGAAAGAAAGCCATACGACGCAACGGGGAGCCTCTACGGAACCCACccgacaccctccccctcgtggGTAACGGCATACAattcctccaaccccgcTGGAACCTCCTCAGCTGGTTCGACAAATGCCAGCGCCAATTCGGCTACGAGACCCTCGCCCTCACAgtcccaaccctccccccaggcGTGCTCATCCACGATCCCAAAAACCTCGACTACGTCTTCAAGCACGAAGGTCTCTTCACCAAAGGCAACTTTGTCAAAACCCGCTCCTGGGACCTTTTCGGGAATGGCATCATCAATGCGGATGGTGACTTTTGGAAACTCCAGCGCAAAGCCGGCCTGAGCTTTCTCAACACGGCCAACCTGCGGGTCTTGACCGATGTGGCTCTCCCGCAGTATTTGTCTGAGAGcgtcaaggagctcgagacGGCCAAGCCAGACCAGGTGGTGGATCTGCAGGATGTTTTTCATGAGATTACCACCAAGCTTATGGGGAAGATGGCTTACAAT ATGGAAATGcacttctcctcccccttctcctcctccttcgacCACGCCTCGGGCTGCACAGCCCAGCGCTTCCAAAACCCCCTATACCCCCTAACCGAGTTCTTTTTTGGCCACAAGTTCCGCCAATCCATTTCCACCGTCAAAAAATTCGGCCTCGAAATTGTGTCCCGCGCCATGCGAGACGCCAAATCCATTTCCTGTTCCCCCCCGCCTTCCACCTCGCCCGATAGCGAGAAACTAGACTCCATCTCAGGATCACTAATCCAATCCCTCTTGTCCGCAATCCCcgactccccctccaccgtcgccGACGCGGCCTTGACGTACCTCTCCGCAGGCCGTGACACCACAGGCCAGGCACTAACCTGGACGTTTTACTTGCTGCTCTCTCACCCAGAAGTTTTGGCCAAAATCCGAGACGAGGTCAGGGGTGTTCTTGCTAGAGAACAAGCCCCGCTtgacaccacctcctcctcccttcccttttcccccgcAGTCCTGACCCCCCTTTCAGCACCGTACTCTCTCGCAGTCTTTTACGAATCTCTTCGCCTttacccccccatcccatttGAGATTCGCCAAGCCCAGGCAGCTACCACACTCCCAGACGGGACGTTTCTCCCAAAGGACAGCGTGCTGGTGTGGTGTCTCTGGGCTATGCAGAGGAGCAGGCTGACCTGGGGGGAGGACGCGGATCAGTTTAGACCGGAGAGGTGGCTGGATGAAAATGGGACAATCAAACACAAGGGCGCGGCCGAGTTTCCGGTTTTTTACGGGGGGGCGAGGAGTTGTTTGGGAAGAAAAATGGCCGAGGGGATTGCGGTGCAGGTTATTCCTGTTGTggcttgggggtgggagtttgagggggcttgggaaggaggacaagagaggaggagtggggATAGCTTGACGCTGCCtatggagggggggttgccTGTTTTTgttaggaggaggggggagacgACGGGGAGATAG
- the CDC31 gene encoding Calcium-binding component of the spindle pole body (SPB) half-bridge (EggNog:ENOG503P2QQ; COG:D; COG:Z) — protein sequence MASSNPGRGAIQYATPSREDYNKLSDEQKTRVSEAFDLFDSNKDSYLSYEEFRFVLRALGFELPKAQTFDLLIRHGQKPPSWTHDQDCPPIYRLFSLPVVQAIAGTLIRQRDPREELRRAFRLFDVDGKGMITQDDLRRVSKQVGNNIPDADIIAMVEEFDASGKGGVDEDEFLRLMMSKK from the exons atggcctcctccaaccccggccGCGGCGCAATCCAATACGCCACCCCCTCAAGAGAAGACTACAACAAGCTCTCCGACGAGCAAAAAACACGCGTCAGCGAAGCC TTCGACCTCTTCGACTCGAACAAAGACTCCTACCTCTCCTACGAAGAGTTCCGCTTCGTCCTCCGCGCCCTCGGCTTCGAGCTCCCCAAAGCCCAGACCTtcgacctcctcatccgccaCGGCCAGAAACCCCCCTCCTGGACCCACGACCAGGACTGCCCCCCCATCTACCGCCTCTTCAGCCTCCCCGTCGTCCAGGCCATCGCCGGCACGCTAATACGGCAGCGAGATCCCCGGGAAGAGCTGAGAAGAGCGTTCAGACTGTTTGACGTGGACGGAAAGGGCATGATCACACAAGATGACCTGAGACGAGTGAGCAAACAAGTCGGGAACAACATACCGGACGCGGACATCATCGccatggtggaggagtttgacgCGAGTGGCAAGGGGGGTGTGGACGAGGATGAGtttttgaggttgatgatgtccaAGAAgtga
- a CDS encoding hypothetical protein (EggNog:ENOG503PABT), producing MVFKQSAKEENMSTLVTWRHPDLRFVPGVRAVVEEESEEESGEEESGEEGSESGSEEGEGEEEEEEEESEEGEGGDDDNELPGAMLDPLMGILTRTPHQVVVKYAKPFPFEKLPGFIQLDIFKKVLFKDGQLIHCVSRLDAFHPPSTFPPEEELKRRSGLRHFFFWGPEKDCCVNTDGHEPAEVLALLQVSKRFLFLGTHVFYGLNTFAFSSLGEFHRFCQGSGVARVERIQHVEIVWTGNQHLTAPTYRRVAANGEEVGAPMMPFSRRTHALSWLVDMKRLKTLVVHINESQKSCMRRGTEHPAMKGLLGNKTKGQPNYRMNRALRTVQGVDYIYQLRGMERVKWYDLNKTVRSGGGVRHEVEDWSFERDIETVVAMPKVPIRAEGSRLEKLRRLVGRGSFGDDEKDGDRGDGGGGGGGGEGGVGNGGGSDGGGGGARASQGQWKPPEKDWELVRDTYSLENGRCSYDELREGGSKEYDADVASFALGSSRCGGRRRGRMTRGRRSGSVATHTTTTGYTSNLSTRISNLSSRLSQLHSNSSNLARPPSIAHSRANSPLFVGSSDDDSELVILDSRPMSFNRTTEAADGERLRAMLDDLPPASPSAQGSMQPPHSTAPRRSTTTSSLFVSGYNTPLIKNSSTPTPQAPPRTPSMAALPPGIAQPPSGGLFVTPRPSAPTPPRLAPSTPSIKRESSTLVPIIHPSRSGEQIDLTRDDDASEIVDLTEQNDEDTDDDKDSVISSDSDADSDNEEEDTPDANQLRTPPPSSRKKRGLDDAGGEDEGSPSKRARNE from the coding sequence ATGGTTTTTAAGCAGAGTGCCAAGGAGGAGAACATGAGTACGCTGGTTACTTGGAGACATCCTGATTTGAGGTTTGTGCCGGGGGtgcgggcggtggtggaggaggagagtgaggaggagagtggtgaggaggagagtggtgaggaggggagtgagagtgggagtgaggagggagagggtgaggaggaggaggaggaggaggagagtgaggagggggaaggaggtgatgatgacaacgAGCTGCCAGGAGCAATGCTGGACCCCCTGATGGGCATATTGACACGCACCCCTCACCAGGTTGTCGTCAAGTACGCCAAGCCCTTCCCCTTTGAGAAGCTCCCGGGGTTCATCCAGCTTGACATCTTCAAGAAAGTCCTCTTCAAAGACGGTCAGCTGATCCACTGCGTCTCCCGACTGGACgccttccaccccccttccaccttcccccccgaGGAAGAGCTGAAGCGACGGTCTGGACTGCGgcacttcttcttctggggtCCGGAAAAAGACTGCTGCGTCAACACCGACGGCCACGAACCCGCCGAGGTGCTCGCTTTACTCCAAGTCTCCAAACGGTTCCTCTTTCTGGGCACGCACGTCTTCTACGGGCTCAACACCTTCGCCTTTTCATCCCTGGGCGAGTTTCATCGCTTCTGTCAGGGGAGCGGGGttgcgagggtggagaggatcCAGCATGTTGAGATTGTCTGGACGGGCAACCAGCACCTCACGGCACCGACATACAGGCGGGTGGCGGCgaatggcgaggaggttggcgcgCCCATGATGCCGTTCTCGCGGAGGACTCACGCGTTGAGCTGGCTGGTTGAtatgaagaggttgaagacCCTGGTGGTGCATATCAATGAGTCGCAGAAGAGTTGTATGCGGAGGGGGACGGAGCACCCGGCTATGAAGGGGCTGCTGGGGAACAAGACCAAGGGGCAGCCTAATTACAGGATGAATAGGGCTTTGAGGACGGTTCAGGGGGTGGATTATATTTACCAGCTCAGGGGGATGGAGCGGGTGAAGTGGTATGATTTGAACAAGACGGTCCGTTcgggtggtggggtgaggcacgaggtggaggattgGAGTTTTGAGAGGGATATTGAGACTGTGGTCGCCATGCCCAAGGTGCCAATTAGGGCCGAGGGGAGTCGGTTagagaagctgaggaggctggttggaaggggttcatttggggatgatgagaaggatggcgataggggtgatggtggaggaggaggaggaggaggagaaggaggagtagggaatggtggtgggagtgatggcggtggtggcggagctCGTGCGAGCCAGGGCCAGTGGAAGCCACCCGAGAAAGACTGGGAGCTCGTGAGGGATACCTACAGTCTGGAGAACGGCCGGTGCTCGTACGATGAGCtcagagagggaggaagtaAGGAGTATGATGCCGATGTGGCCAGCTTCGCGCTGGGAAGCAGCAGgtgtggaggaagaagaagaggtagaATGACTAGAGGGAGGCGTTCAGGGAGCGTTGCAACGCACACAACCACTACAGGCTACACATCGAACCTATCCACCAGGATCTCAAACCTGTCATCCAGGCTCTCACAACTCCACTCCAACTCTTCAAACCTTGCTCGCCCTCCCTCGATTGCCCACTCCAGGGCCAACTCGCCGCTCTTTGTAGGCAGCTCAGATGACGACAGCGAGCTGGTCATCCTAGACTCGAGGCCCATGTCCTTCAACAGAACCACCGAAGCCGCCGACGGAGAGCGCTTACGAGCCATGCTAGAcgacctcccccccgccagCCCCTCTGCTCAAGGTAGCATGCAACCCCCCCATTCAACAGCCCCAAGacgctccaccaccacttcctccctcttcgtCAGCGGCTACAACACCCCTCTTATCAAAAACTCCAGCACACCAACTCCTCAAGCTCCCCCAAGAACCCCCTCAATGGCAGCCTTGCCCCCTGGCATcgcccaaccccccagcgGCGGGCTCTTCGTCACCCCTCGCCCCTCcgctcccactcctccccgcctggcaccatcaacaccctccataAAGCGGGAGTCATCCACCCTCGTCCCCATAATCCACCCCTCTAGGTCAGGGGAGCAGATCGATCTCACCCGGGACGACGACGCCTCCGAAATCGTGGATTTGACCGAGCAAAACGACGAGGACACCGACGATGACAAGGACAGTGTCATCTCCAGCGATAGTGACGCCGATTCCGacaacgaggaggaggacacaCCCGATGCGAACCAGCTCAGAACACCACCTCCTAGCTCACGCAAGAAGCGGGGGCTCGATGATGCAGGGGGTGAGGACGAGGGTAGCCCCAGTaagagggcgaggaatgAATAA
- a CDS encoding hypothetical protein (EggNog:ENOG503P0SY; COG:S), with amino-acid sequence MVKRKRGDDDSSLNVSAVFFKHRDEVFRAIKNAKGRERQRQSKRLKDARSTPDKKARIEKEIVVLNSLDLHQTAHAHLCSSLLRVKSIAEHEKLPNEIKSGVPKPELTEEERAALHNVTSALYSHAGVKEAVAKALEDVCKALCVSVPEKKGRGKKERLEGKEGVKETSEPKKAKSDRKEKKEKDTKQDKVKDLPVADDSEGEDEDINYGEYVDETVVSRMADLLGSSSEDEDDEEEKMKLAKRQTKTKKALPKELDPMEITSDEEGGDEADSDDDSDDDLDPMQITDDEADEENDNEESEDEFGGFSDSNQSSASDSDSEEEKEEEDQQSDASSSAQSPPPKKSKRAAKVEVNGSTFLPSLMGGYISGSESASDVDLAPTRKNRRGQRARQAIWEKKFKEQAKHLKKQQEKRDSGWDLKRGAVDGDNKPWKKGIKNPFKATGANDAAVKKEEEPPKKDRKRDDLGTLHPSWEARRLAKEKEKLTAPFEGKKITFD; translated from the exons atggtTAAACGAAAACGCGGCGATGACGACTCCTCTCTCAATGTCTCTGCTGTGTTTTTCAAGCATCGCGACGAGGTCTTCCGCGCCATCAAGAACGCCAAAGGCCGCGAGCGCCAGCGACAGAGCAAACGGTTGAAGGATGCGAGGTCGACCCCGGATAAGAAGGCGAGGATAGAGAAGGAGATTGTTGTTCTTAAC TCCCTGGACCTTCACCAAACCGCCCATGCCCACCTTTGCTCGTCCCTCCTCCGAGTCAAGAGTATCGCCGAACATGAGAAGCTACCAAACGAGATCAAAAGCGGTGTACCAAAACCTGAGCTCACCGAGGAGGAAAGAGCGGCGTTGCACAATGTCACCAGCGCGCTGTACAGTCATGCGGGCGTGAAAGAGGCGGTGGCTAAGGCGCTGGAAGATGTCTGCAAGGCGCTGTGTGTTTCCGTtccggagaagaagggcagggggaagaaggagaggcttgaagggaaggagggagtaAAAGAAACGTCAGAgccgaagaaggcgaagagcgacaggaaggaaaagaaagagaaggatACCAAACAGGATAAGGTCAAGGACCTCCCAGTAGCAGATGAcagcgagggagaggacgaggataTCAACTACGGAGAATATGTAGACGAAACTGTCGTCTCCCGCATGGCCGACCTCCTCGGCTCAAGCtcagaagacgaagacgacgaagaagagaagaTGAAGCTCGCAAAAcgccaaaccaaaacaaagaaaGCACTACCAAAAGAGCTGGATCCAATGGAAATCACGTCCGACGAAGAAGGTGGCGACGAGGCAGATTCCGACGACGATTCCGATGACGACCTCGACCCGATGCAAATAACCGACGATGAGGCCGACGAAGAAAACGACAATGAAGAAAGCGAGGACGAATTTGGCGGCTTCAGTGATTCCAACCAAAGCTCAGCCAGTGACAGCGACagtgaagaagaaaaggaagaggaagaccaACAAAGCGACGCCTCGTCATCGGCACAGTCTCCGCCGCCAAAGAAGAGCAAAAGAGCCGCCAAGGTCGAAGTAAACGGCTCAACCTTTCTGCCGTCCCTAATGGGAGGTTACATTTCGGGCTCGGAATCAGCCTCGGACGTCGACCTCGCTCCCACCCGCAAGAACCGCCGTGGTCAGCGGGCGAGACAGGCCATCTGGGAAAAGAAGTTTAAGGAACAGGCCAAGCACCTTAAAAAGCAGCAGGAAAAGCGGGATTCGGGCTGGGATCTGAAGAGGGGTGCTGTGGATGGAGACAACAAGCCGTGGAAGAAGGGTATCAAGAACCCCTTCAAGGCTACGGGTGCGAACGATGCggctgtcaagaaggaggaggagccgccgAAGAAGGATAGGAAGAGAGATGATCTTGGCACGTTGCATCCCAGttgggaggcgaggaggttggccaaggagaaggagaagcttACTGCTCCGTTTGAGGGGAAGAAGATCACTTTTGACTAA